The DNA region CAACCGTCTCTACTTCGAGAACTCGGCGTGCGTCTCGTGCGGCACCCGGCTCGCCTACTCCCGCGAGGAGCGCGAGATCGTCCCGGTCTCACCCGAGGGCAGGTACGTCGACAGCGACGGCTACGTCTGGTGGGTCTGCGCCAACACGCTCGAGACGGGGTGCACCTGGCTGGCCCGGCTCGAAGGTGGGATCTGCTTCTCCTGCGAGCTGACCCGGACCCGGCCCAACGACGCCGCACCCGAGTTCGTCCAGCAGCAGTACTCCCTCGCCGAGCAGGCCAAACGTCACCTCGTGGTCGAGCTGGACACGCTCGGGCTGGAGGTCCGCACCAAGGCCGAGGACCCAGTCGACGGGCTCGCCTTCGACCTGCTCGCCAGCGACGGCATCGCGTCCACCGCCGACGTGGTCATCGGACACGACAGCGGCGTGATCACGATCGATCTGGCCGAGTCCGACGACGCCTATCGCGAGCACGTCCGGGCGACGCTCGACGAGCCCTACCGCACCCTGCTGGGCCACTTCCGGCACGAGGTCGGCCACTACTACGAGTGGCAGCTGGTCCGCGGGCCGGAGCTGATGCAGCGGTGCACCGAGGTCTTCGGTGACGAGTCGGTCTCCTACGAGGAGTCGCTGCAGCGCCACTACTCCGAAGGACCGCCCGACGGCTGGACGGAGAACTACATCTCCACCTACGCCACCATGCACCCCTTCGAGGACTTCGCCGAGACCTGGGCCCACTACCTGCACATCCGTGACACGCTCGGGTCCGCGGCGGCGTACGGCCTCGCCGACCCGGTGCCCGCCGACATGCCGTTCCGGCAGGTCGTCACCGACATCTGGGTGCCGCTCTCGGCCGCCCTGAACGTGATCAACCGGTCCATGGGCCACGACGACCTCTACCCCTTCGTCATCCCGCCCGCGGTCCTGGACAAGCTCGACTTCGTCGCCTCCCTGGTACGCGACGCGGGCTGACCTGCGGGGCGATTCCGCCGGGGCGGCGTCCATCGGCACTCTATGCTCCGAACCATGACCCAAACCGCCGTCGTGCCAGGCGCCAAGGAGCGTGCCCGCCCCGAGTCGGAACGGCTGTGGACGTCTGCGACGGTGATCACCTTCGTACGCACCGCCGCGGCGGTGGTGCTGGCGGCGAGCGCGGCCTACCAGGGGAGCCTGAAGCTCCTCGTCATCGCACTGGTCGTCTACTGGGTCGGGGACAGCCTCGACGGGGCGGTCGCCCGGTGGCGCGACGAGGAGACCCGGATCGGTGGGGTTCTCGACATCTTCTCCGACCGTCTCTGCGCGGCGGCGTTCTACGTCGGGCTGGCGTTCCTGCAGCCGGACCTGTCGCCGGCGATCTTCGTCTACCTGGCGGAGTTCATGGTGATCGACTGCTTCCTGTCGATCTCCTACCTGGCCTGGCCGATCAAGAGCCCGAACTACTTCTACGTCATCGACCGGACGCTGTGGCGGTGGAACTGGTCCCATCCGGGCAAGGCGGTCAACTCGGGGCTGTTCGCGATCCTGCTGCTCGTCACCGGCTGGATGTGGGTGGGGCTGGCGATCGCCACGGCACTGCTGGTCATGAAGTGCGTCTCGCTGGGACGGCTTCTCAGGATCGGCCTGCCTGTGCCTCGATGAGACTTCTGATCGGCACGCTCCTCTTCTGTCTCGGCTCGGCGCTCATCCCGGTGATGAACGCCGAGGCGTACCTCTCCGTCGTCGCCCAGAAATCCGACTGGTGGCCGGCGCTGCTCGGGCTCGTCGCCGGGCTCGGCCAGACCGGCGGCAAGGTGATCTGGTACTACGCCGGTCGTGGGTCCACCAGGATCCCCTGGATCAGGAAGAAGCTCGAGTCGCCCAAGTGGCAGGAGTCCTACGACCGTTGGTATGCCCGGACGTCGGGTCGCCCGGCTCTGGCCACCGCACTCCTGGCCGCGTCGGGTCTCTCCGGCTTTCCGCCGCTCGCCGTGATGGCGGTGCTCTTCGGCGCGCTGCGGTTCAACCTGCCACTCTTCACGCTCACGGTGCTCGTCTCGCGTGCGCTGCGCTTCTGGGCGATCCTGGAGGCCGCCGGCCTTGCCTGGAGGTTCCTTTGAGCCGTTCACTTTTCAACCACAACGTAGGGTGACCACATGCAGGAGAAGGCGACGTACGTACAACCGGGCACCGAGTTCAACCGGGACATGAACTACATCCCGGACCGGATCACGCGGGATGCACGGACACCGGAGTTCGGGCCGAGCGACGTGCCGTTGTGGCCGGTCGAGCCGGGGCGCTACCGGCTGGTCGCGGCCGCGGCGTGCCCGTGGGCCAACCGGGCGATCATCGTGCGCAACCTGCTCGGGCTCCAGGACGTCATCTCCCTCGGTCTCGCCGGCCCGACGCACGACGCCCGGTCGTGGACCTTCGACCTCGACCCCGGCGGTGTCGACCCCGTGCTCGGTATCGAGCGGCTGCAGGAGGCCTACTTCAAGCGCTACCCCGACTATCCGCGCGGCATCA from Nocardioides luteus includes:
- a CDS encoding CDP-alcohol phosphatidyltransferase family protein, producing the protein MTQTAVVPGAKERARPESERLWTSATVITFVRTAAAVVLAASAAYQGSLKLLVIALVVYWVGDSLDGAVARWRDEETRIGGVLDIFSDRLCAAAFYVGLAFLQPDLSPAIFVYLAEFMVIDCFLSISYLAWPIKSPNYFYVIDRTLWRWNWSHPGKAVNSGLFAILLLVTGWMWVGLAIATALLVMKCVSLGRLLRIGLPVPR
- a CDS encoding zinc-binding metallopeptidase family protein; its protein translation is MEAFTCRECGNRLYFENSACVSCGTRLAYSREEREIVPVSPEGRYVDSDGYVWWVCANTLETGCTWLARLEGGICFSCELTRTRPNDAAPEFVQQQYSLAEQAKRHLVVELDTLGLEVRTKAEDPVDGLAFDLLASDGIASTADVVIGHDSGVITIDLAESDDAYREHVRATLDEPYRTLLGHFRHEVGHYYEWQLVRGPELMQRCTEVFGDESVSYEESLQRHYSEGPPDGWTENYISTYATMHPFEDFAETWAHYLHIRDTLGSAAAYGLADPVPADMPFRQVVTDIWVPLSAALNVINRSMGHDDLYPFVIPPAVLDKLDFVASLVRDAG